GTTACGGACTTATGGGCGGCCACCAGAGCCGACTTCCGGCGTGGTACCCCTTCGGGTGCGCCCCGCGCATGGCAACTCTCTCGGCTCCTGGCCCGCATTCAGGATCTCTCCCCGGCTCATGCGGGCCATCGCCGAGGCCATGCCGGGCGCGGTGGAAGAGAACTTCGACGCCCAGGGCCGGCCGGGCTGGCCGTTCCCCAGGGCGTGGGGATGAACCGGACTGGGAAGGGCCCATCCCATGCGCAACCCCAGAGTACGACAAGCCCGGGTGGGTCCGTGGCACCCCCGAAAAAGGGTCACACCCTGACCGGTGATGCCATTCCCCCACGGGCTCAGGGGGGGCGCGCCCTCGACGATCCCCGGCACCAAGGCCGGCCACCAGTCCAGGTTTATTCTGTCTCCTTTCCCTGGCAGCATTTCTTGTACTTCTTGCCGCTGCCGCATGGACAGGGGGCGTTCCGGCCGACCTTGACCGTTTGCGCCGGTCTGGACCCGATCCCGCCCTGCCGGCGGCGGCAATGGCTGTAGATCTCGGTCAGCCGGACATGCCGCCTTCTCATCTGCGCATAGATTGACGGGTTTTGCTCCTCGATGGCCTGCCGGGCCGTTTGCGGATCGATCCACCCTTTTCCGACTCCGGTCGGATCGCGGAGCTGCCACGTCTTCTTCCGGTAATCGACGACATAGCATACGAGCTCCTTGCCGGTCGCCACTCCGTCCGGGACCGCCGGATAGACGCTCAGGCAGGTTTCGGTACAGAAGCAGCCGTTTCTGAGGCAATACAGGTCAAGGATCACGTATCGCTCGTTGTTCAGGGTCACCGGCCAGAGCTCGGCATAGGGAAGGATGTCCCTGTAGGGAGTCAACAGTCCCTTTTTCTCGATTTCTTCGTATTCGAACCAGGTGTCGATATCTTCCGGCCGGGCCAGGTCGGTCTGCTGCCGCTTGACGGCCAGGTAGCGGGAGAGCAGGAACCGGAAATCATCCTCGTCCAGCTGTTTGACCAGATTCCTGGCGAAATCACGCTCCGGACCGCGCCTGGTCACGGTGCCCTGGTCCGCCACCTTCTTGCGCTTGACATCAATGGACACCACCCGGGCCGGCATTCGCGGCTCCGTCTCCGGGTGGTCTTCCGGCACAGGAGTCAGGAGCATGTCCACGCTATTGCACGTGCAGACCGGACTGGGACAGATCTGGAAGGTAACGTCGTAAGCCCTTGTCGTACCGTCTTCCTGCAGCGTCACCCGGCACCTTTCCTCTGTTTCCATCATCTGCAGAATCATGCTTCTCCTTTTCAGTTTTCTCGTAGCGGGCGTATGCTTTCGAAGCCAGCCAAGATCTGATCACTTCCAACAACCTGCTCCGGACAACACGGCCGGCCTGTGCCGCATCTTTGAGCATGCCTGGGCTTGTGGCGGATCATGGCCGTCGACGAGGGAGGACTTGCCCGTCTGACGTGGGCAAGCGAGGAAGAACCAGCGCCAGTCCGGGAGGTCTGCCACTCGTGTTACCATGCTCAAGCACTGTAGAGAGATTCTGCAGCGACGTCAACGAGCCCCCGGCGCCCACCGGCAACCGAACTGGACCAGGGGAGCGCGGTGGGCTTTCAGGCCAGACGACTTTTGCAGCGGTGGGGAGCAGCGCCGGACACCAGCGTTGGCAGGCCCACGATCGGTGGCGACGTGCGGCCGATGGATCCTCCCGTAGGGGCGACGCACGCGTCGCCCTCTGTGCGCCCGCTTGCAGGACCAAAACATCCAGCCTGGCGTCCGCCTTGTCGAAAATCCAGCCTTCCGCAGGTCGTCCTTGACAGGGGAGGCGGCTTCTGGTAAATAAGATTCTACGCATATACTTAAGGAGAGTCCGGAGATGAAGGCAGCGGCAGAGCTGTTCAAGGTGCTGTCGGTGGACAAGCGGATCGAGATCATCGAGCTTCTGAAGGCCAACGAGATCAACGTCAACAGCTTGGCGGAGGCACTCCGGATCTCCCAGCCTGCCGTGTCGCAGCATTTGCGGGTGCTCAAGGCCGCGGGCCTGGTGCGGGACGAACGGCAGGGAAACCGGATCATCTACCGGCTGGATGAGGAGGCCCTGGAGCGGTGCCGGCAGCGGTTGAACCGGATCTGCACCTGCGGCTGCCAGGGGGCAGCCGGGCACGGCCAGGGTGGAGGACAGTGCGGCCACGGCCCCGGGTAGGGGCCTTTTCTTGCGCACAGTCAATAAGTATGTGCGCATAAAACTCAACATCAGGAGGTTCCAACATGAACGAAGAGTCGAGGGAGAACCGGAAGCCGCTGCTGGCAGAGGAGACCAGGGAAACCGCCGTCAAGGAGGGCTGTGGCTGCGGGTGTCTGCCGCCGCCGGTGGCCCTGATCCGGCAGCCGTGTCATTGTGGCTGCATGCCGGAGCGCAAAGCAGGGGATCGGGATTAGCCAAGGGCTGGGGACTCGAAAAAGGAAGGATGAAGGATGACTCTTCATCCTTCATCCTTCCGCCTTCATCCTTGGGACTCTCCCTATTTTCCCAGGCAGCATTTCTTGTATTTCTTGCCGCTGCCGCAGGGGCAGGGATCGTTCCGGCCCACCTTGACCGATTGCGCCGGCTTGTGCTCGATCATGCCTTGGCTGCGGCGGCAATGGCGGTAGATCTCGGCCAACCTGACATGCCGCTTTCCCATCTGCTCATAGATTGACGGGTTCTGTTCCTCCATGGCCTGCCGGGCCGTTTGCGGATCGAGCCACCCTTTTCCGGCTCCGGCCGCATCGGCGAGCTGCCAGGTTTTCTTCCGGTAATCGACAAGATAGCTGCCGAGCTCCTTGCCGGTCGTTATCCCATCCCGGACAGCCGGATAGACGCTCAGAACGGTCTCGGTACAGAGGCAGCTGCTTCTGAGGCAGTACAGGTCAAGGACCACGCATCGCTCGTTGCTCAGGGTCACCAGCAAGGGGTCGGCATAGGGAAGGATGTCTCTGTAGGCGGTCAACAGCCCCTTTTCCTCGATCTCTTCGTACTCGAACCAGGCGTCGACATCTTCCGGCCGGGCGGTCTCGGTCCGCCGCTGCTTGACGGCCAGGTAGTACAAGGCGAGAGACCGAAAATCATCGTCGTCCATCTGCTTGACCACGCTCTTGGCGAAATCGCGCTCCGGACCGCGCTTGGCCACGTCACCCTTGTCCGCCACCTTCTTGCCCTTGAGATCGATGGGCACCAGCCGGGCCGGGATTCGTTGTCCCGTCTTGTGGTCATCCGCTACGGGAGTCAGGATCATGTCCACGGTATTGCACGCGCAGGCCGGATTGGCACAGACGTCGAAGGAAACGCCGTAGACCGTTGTTGTACCGTTTTCCTGCAGCGTCAGACGGGAGCCTTCTTCTGTTTCCATGATCTGCAGACTCATGCTTCTCCTTTCCGCTCTGCCATGGCTGGTCCATGCTGTCGAAGCCATCCTCCGGGGCCACGAGCCGTCCTCGCCCGTCGCGGCCAGGGATGAGACGAATTCCGGTCACATCCG
The Thermodesulfobacteriota bacterium genome window above contains:
- a CDS encoding SEC-C metal-binding domain-containing protein, yielding MPARVVSIDVKRKKVADQGTVTRRGPERDFARNLVKQLDEDDFRFLLSRYLAVKRQQTDLARPEDIDTWFEYEEIEKKGLLTPYRDILPYAELWPVTLNNERYVILDLYCLRNGCFCTETCLSVYPAVPDGVATGKELVCYVVDYRKKTWQLRDPTGVGKGWIDPQTARQAIEEQNPSIYAQMRRRHVRLTEIYSHCRRRQGGIGSRPAQTVKVGRNAPCPCGSGKKYKKCCQGKETE
- a CDS encoding metalloregulator ArsR/SmtB family transcription factor; the protein is MKAAAELFKVLSVDKRIEIIELLKANEINVNSLAEALRISQPAVSQHLRVLKAAGLVRDERQGNRIIYRLDEEALERCRQRLNRICTCGCQGAAGHGQGGGQCGHGPG
- a CDS encoding SEC-C metal-binding domain-containing protein, with the translated sequence MSLQIMETEEGSRLTLQENGTTTVYGVSFDVCANPACACNTVDMILTPVADDHKTGQRIPARLVPIDLKGKKVADKGDVAKRGPERDFAKSVVKQMDDDDFRSLALYYLAVKQRRTETARPEDVDAWFEYEEIEEKGLLTAYRDILPYADPLLVTLSNERCVVLDLYCLRSSCLCTETVLSVYPAVRDGITTGKELGSYLVDYRKKTWQLADAAGAGKGWLDPQTARQAMEEQNPSIYEQMGKRHVRLAEIYRHCRRSQGMIEHKPAQSVKVGRNDPCPCGSGKKYKKCCLGK